Proteins encoded together in one Dermacentor variabilis isolate Ectoservices chromosome 2, ASM5094787v1, whole genome shotgun sequence window:
- the LOC142572878 gene encoding dynein light chain roadblock-type 1-like — translation MASRTSSNGTPVDEVEEVFRVLRGQERVLGVIATTADGAPIKSTLEDAAETSRYAQLAAGLCDQARSAMSDAGPGEEPTFFKMKTRRHEVIISPSKRYTLVVLTEVPQPPPTEAGQ, via the exons ATGGCATCGCGGACGAGCAGCAACG GCACCCCCGTGGACGAGGTCGAGGAAGTGTTTCGGGTGCTGCGCGGCCAGGAGCGCGTGCTGGGCGTAATCGCCACCACGGCCGACGGGGCGCCGATCAAGTCGACGCTCGAGGACGCCGCCGAGACCAGCCGGTACGCGCAGCTCGCGGCGGGCCTCTGCGACCAGGCCAGGAGCGCCATGAGCGACGCGGGACCCGGCGAGGAGCCGACGTTCTTCAAGATGAAGACCCGCCGCCACGAAGTCATCATCTCGCCAAGCAAGAGGTACACGCTCGTCGTGCTCACCGAAGTCCCACAGCCGCCACCCACCGAGGCCGGACAATGA